One Algibacter sp. L3A6 genomic region harbors:
- a CDS encoding GNAT family N-acetyltransferase gives MIEISTDKSKLQIDVIHQFVTNAYWAKGRTVAEVKKTIEHCFCFGVYLDDEQIGFARVATDYTVFAYLMDVFILEEHRGKGYSKALIARIHEAEELKSCKVWMLKTADAHGLYKQFGYTALMNPEKVMERILK, from the coding sequence ATGATTGAAATTTCAACAGATAAAAGTAAACTTCAAATAGATGTTATTCATCAGTTTGTCACCAATGCTTATTGGGCAAAAGGCAGAACGGTTGCTGAAGTTAAAAAAACAATAGAACATTGTTTTTGTTTTGGTGTATATCTAGATGATGAGCAAATTGGTTTTGCAAGAGTAGCCACAGATTATACAGTTTTTGCTTATTTAATGGATGTTTTTATTCTTGAAGAACATCGCGGGAAAGGCTATTCAAAAGCGTTAATTGCACGTATACATGAAGCCGAAGAATTAAAATCATGCAAAGTCTGGATGTTAAAGACGGCCGATGCACATGGTTTGTATAAGCAGTTTGGCTATACTGCGTTAATGAATCCAGAAAAAGTAATGGAGCGAATTTTGAAATGA
- a CDS encoding DUF2723 domain-containing protein, with amino-acid sequence MANFNFKKWNTILGWFSFLIALITYSLTVEPTVSFWDAGEYILTSSKLQVGHPPGAPLFQMLGAFFSIFTFGNNALIGWMMNMMSAVSSAFTILFMFWTITILLKKLVTADGEINKNQAYAILGSGLVGSLAFTFTDSFWFNAVETEVYAMATLIMSVLFWLGLRWEQDMDNPRGNRWLILIAFVIGLSFGVHFMGLLTIPAIGLVYFFKNYKTVTIKNFIIANIASVGILLFVFKLLAPNILKIFSAFEIFFVNTIGLPFNSGSIIAGLLLVGLITYGLKYTRKKHFVHLNTAILCLTFVIIGFSTWLMLPIRANANVVINENNPSSARELLAYYNLEQYPETHLFYGPQFTDQYAYLDENNPYVDDKPKYEKDKEKGEYVVVNDWKKAKQNYNSKHASILPRMWSAEHAENYMMFSGFLDFKVKPDAQNTYYRSAINAGATEEQAKTYALNQITKYKAQLNDFKNQVAQGNVDYEDYNNFLKKEKSLIEVEKPSLISNVIYMFEYQLGYMYWRYFMWNFSGRQDDIQGRYDNHGNWITGIKFIDEWHLGYSQDHLPSDVKNNKARNAYYMLPLILGIIGLFFLYNKDKKLFWVMLVFFLFTGIAIQVYTNVRPFEPRERDYSVVGSYYVFALWIGFGVYALYDFFKTYLPKQLTAPIVTIACLILVPGIMAASNWDDHDRSGKYTANAMAKMYLDSCAENGILFTIGDNDTFALWYAQEIEGYRTDVRVVNTSLFQTDWYIDQMKRKAYESDPVPSQLTHDLYKYGTNDYIVIEPVTKDTIEVKQFLDFIASDNPKTKYKYVLEQQGVDISQVRRQDLKASYLPTETLRLPVNKQNALNSGIVKPEDADKIVPYIDLTIKGGALYKNRLLMLDIVANNEWNRPIYFTGGSFGDDDYIWMKDYLQLDGMCYKLVPIRTEVDRSNPFDMGRVDSDLMYEKVKKWDWGNSGSPDIYHDVETRKNSITYRGNLARLTEQLINENKIDKAEEIADIAMENMPVEFFGYYTLLEPYISAYYEVGNKEKAQRLFKEVAQKYQENLVYYSKLKTDKQERLFEDIYTDIQRYKGLVDVLIKYDIPFAETEGDIFNDHLKMFKYFYGDSDQDEYAPEENKDIPAGVSTDTIEPIE; translated from the coding sequence ATGGCAAATTTTAACTTTAAAAAATGGAATACCATTTTAGGATGGTTCTCTTTTTTAATAGCACTTATTACTTATAGCTTAACTGTTGAGCCAACAGTGAGTTTTTGGGATGCAGGGGAGTATATTTTAACTTCTTCTAAACTACAAGTTGGCCACCCACCAGGAGCGCCGTTATTTCAAATGTTAGGTGCTTTTTTCTCCATTTTCACATTTGGAAATAATGCTTTAATTGGCTGGATGATGAATATGATGAGTGCTGTTTCTAGTGCATTCACTATTCTTTTTATGTTTTGGACCATAACAATTCTATTAAAAAAACTGGTTACAGCAGATGGTGAGATAAATAAAAACCAAGCTTATGCCATTTTAGGTAGTGGTTTAGTTGGTAGTTTAGCCTTTACTTTTACCGATTCGTTTTGGTTTAATGCTGTAGAAACCGAAGTTTATGCCATGGCGACATTAATTATGTCTGTTTTATTCTGGCTAGGCTTACGTTGGGAACAAGATATGGATAACCCAAGAGGGAATCGATGGCTTATTTTAATTGCCTTTGTTATCGGACTTTCTTTTGGAGTTCACTTTATGGGCTTATTAACCATACCTGCCATAGGGTTGGTTTACTTTTTCAAGAATTATAAAACCGTAACTATAAAAAACTTCATTATTGCAAATATTGCTTCGGTTGGTATTTTATTATTTGTTTTTAAACTTTTGGCTCCTAATATTCTTAAAATATTTAGTGCTTTCGAAATCTTTTTCGTGAACACTATTGGCTTGCCTTTTAATTCAGGGTCTATTATTGCAGGCTTACTACTTGTTGGCCTTATTACTTACGGTTTAAAATACACTAGAAAGAAACACTTTGTACATTTAAACACAGCCATTCTTTGTTTAACCTTTGTTATTATTGGTTTTTCTACTTGGTTAATGTTACCAATTCGTGCTAATGCCAATGTGGTAATTAATGAAAACAACCCATCGAGTGCAAGAGAATTATTGGCTTACTATAACTTAGAGCAATACCCAGAAACGCATTTGTTTTACGGCCCTCAATTTACCGATCAATACGCTTATTTAGATGAAAACAACCCGTATGTAGATGATAAACCTAAGTATGAAAAAGACAAAGAAAAAGGCGAATACGTTGTTGTAAACGATTGGAAAAAAGCAAAACAAAACTACAACTCTAAACACGCTTCTATTTTACCAAGAATGTGGAGTGCCGAGCATGCAGAAAACTATATGATGTTTTCTGGCTTTTTAGATTTCAAAGTAAAACCAGATGCGCAAAACACATATTATAGAAGTGCTATTAACGCTGGAGCAACCGAGGAACAAGCTAAAACTTACGCATTAAACCAAATTACAAAATATAAAGCCCAACTTAATGATTTTAAAAATCAGGTGGCACAAGGCAATGTAGATTACGAAGATTATAATAACTTCTTGAAAAAAGAAAAAAGTTTAATTGAAGTTGAAAAACCTTCACTAATTAGTAATGTAATTTACATGTTTGAATACCAATTGGGTTACATGTACTGGCGTTATTTTATGTGGAATTTTTCTGGAAGACAAGATGATATCCAAGGTCGTTATGATAATCACGGTAACTGGATAACAGGAATTAAATTTATTGACGAATGGCATTTAGGCTACTCGCAAGACCACTTACCTAGCGATGTTAAAAACAACAAGGCGAGAAATGCATACTACATGCTTCCGCTTATTCTAGGCATTATTGGTTTATTCTTCCTTTACAATAAAGACAAAAAATTATTTTGGGTAATGCTTGTATTCTTTCTGTTTACAGGAATTGCCATACAAGTTTATACAAATGTACGTCCGTTTGAACCACGTGAGCGTGACTACTCGGTTGTAGGCTCTTATTACGTATTTGCTCTATGGATTGGTTTTGGCGTTTACGCATTGTACGATTTCTTTAAAACATATTTACCAAAACAACTTACCGCACCAATAGTTACTATAGCCTGTTTAATTCTGGTTCCTGGAATTATGGCTGCTAGCAACTGGGACGATCATGACCGCTCTGGGAAATACACCGCCAATGCTATGGCTAAAATGTATTTAGATTCTTGTGCAGAAAATGGTATTCTATTTACCATTGGGGACAACGATACATTCGCACTTTGGTACGCTCAAGAAATTGAGGGCTACAGAACCGATGTACGTGTAGTAAACACAAGTTTATTTCAAACCGATTGGTATATAGACCAAATGAAACGTAAGGCTTACGAAAGCGACCCTGTACCGTCTCAATTAACGCACGATTTATACAAATATGGCACTAACGATTATATCGTGATAGAGCCTGTAACAAAAGATACCATTGAGGTGAAGCAATTTTTAGACTTCATTGCAAGTGATAATCCTAAAACTAAATACAAATATGTTTTAGAACAGCAAGGTGTCGATATTTCTCAAGTAAGAAGACAAGATTTAAAAGCTAGTTATTTACCAACCGAAACATTACGCCTGCCGGTAAATAAACAAAATGCATTAAACTCGGGTATTGTTAAACCGGAAGATGCAGATAAAATCGTACCTTATATTGACCTTACAATTAAAGGCGGTGCACTATACAAAAACCGTTTACTAATGTTAGACATTGTAGCTAATAATGAATGGAATCGCCCTATCTATTTTACAGGCGGAAGCTTTGGTGACGACGATTATATTTGGATGAAAGATTACCTTCAACTTGATGGCATGTGCTATAAACTAGTGCCTATTAGAACTGAGGTTGACAGATCGAACCCGTTTGATATGGGACGTGTTGATAGCGATTTAATGTATGAAAAAGTTAAAAAATGGGACTGGGGAAATAGTGGAAGTCCAGACATTTATCACGATGTTGAAACTCGTAAAAACTCAATTACATATCGTGGAAATTTAGCACGATTAACCGAGCAATTAATCAATGAGAATAAAATAGATAAAGCTGAAGAAATAGCAGATATAGCTATGGAAAACATGCCTGTTGAATTCTTTGGTTATTACACGCTTTTAGAGCCTTACATTAGTGCTTATTACGAAGTAGGAAACAAAGAAAAAGCGCAACGTTTATTTAAAGAAGTTGCTCAAAAATATCAAGAAAACTTAGTATATTACAGTAAGTTAAAAACAGATAAACAAGAACGTTTGTTTGAAGATATTTATACCGACATACAACGCTACAAAGGCTTAGTTGATGTTTTAATAAAATACGACATCCCTTTTGCTGAAACTGAAGGCGATATTTTTAACGATCACCTAAAAATGTTTAAATATTTTTATGGTGATAGTGATCAAGATGAATACGCTCCAGAGGAAAACAAAGATATTCCTGCTGGAGTAAGCACAGATACCATTGAACCTATAGAATAA
- a CDS encoding PhnA domain-containing protein: MSVLQTLQERSNSSCELCTSKEDLNQYTIPPSLNENVGNDVLVCKTCLDQINGDVDMDANHWRCLNDSMWSEHVAVQIMAWRMLQRLRNEGWPKDLLDMMYLDDDAMALARATGEHEDAASKIIHRDVNGVILEAGDNVVLIKDLKVKGSSMVAKQGTAVRNIRLDHENAEFIEGKVGPTQIVIITKYVKKT, from the coding sequence ATGAGCGTTTTACAAACATTACAAGAGCGAAGCAATTCTAGTTGCGAATTATGTACTTCAAAAGAAGACTTAAACCAATATACAATTCCGCCGTCGTTGAACGAAAATGTAGGTAACGATGTTTTGGTTTGTAAAACTTGTTTAGATCAAATTAATGGTGATGTAGATATGGATGCTAACCACTGGCGTTGTTTAAACGATAGTATGTGGAGTGAACATGTTGCTGTGCAAATTATGGCGTGGCGTATGTTGCAAAGATTAAGAAATGAAGGTTGGCCAAAAGATTTATTGGATATGATGTATCTTGATGATGATGCTATGGCTTTAGCAAGAGCTACTGGAGAGCATGAAGATGCAGCAAGTAAAATTATTCATCGTGATGTAAACGGTGTTATTTTAGAAGCAGGAGATAATGTAGTGTTAATAAAAGATTTAAAAGTGAAAGGTTCTAGCATGGTTGCCAAACAAGGTACAGCTGTTAGAAATATTAGATTAGATCATGAAAATGCTGAGTTTATAGAAGGTAAAGTTGGACCAACACAAATTGTAATTATTACAAAGTATGTGAAGAAAACATAG
- a CDS encoding gliding motility lipoprotein GldH, with protein sequence MMLPNNSFLFFLITTLVFTSCDSNRVFDEYQSVPNTWNRENVVSFNITLTDSIKPYNLFVNLRNTNAYKYNNIFLIVEMINPNGKIQKDTLEYKMAEPSGKLLGTGYTDVKENKLWYKKGFVFNETGEYKVNIHQAMRERGKVNGVVNLDGITDVGFRIENPTIQ encoded by the coding sequence ATGATGCTACCGAATAATAGCTTCTTGTTTTTTTTAATAACCACATTGGTGTTTACATCATGCGATTCTAATCGTGTTTTCGATGAGTATCAATCGGTTCCAAATACTTGGAATAGAGAGAATGTTGTCAGTTTCAATATTACTCTAACCGATTCTATTAAACCTTATAATTTATTTGTAAATCTGAGAAATACAAATGCTTATAAGTACAATAATATCTTTCTAATTGTTGAAATGATAAACCCGAACGGAAAAATTCAAAAAGATACTTTGGAGTATAAAATGGCCGAACCTAGCGGAAAACTTTTAGGTACAGGTTATACAGATGTAAAAGAAAACAAACTTTGGTATAAAAAAGGTTTTGTGTTTAACGAAACTGGCGAATATAAGGTTAATATACACCAAGCTATGCGCGAACGCGGCAAAGTAAATGGTGTTGTAAACCTAGACGGTATAACCGATGTTGGCTTTAGAATAGAAAATCCCACAATACAGTAA
- a CDS encoding DUF4230 domain-containing protein → MEAFLGIIIGILTTMGVVTYIKSIKKKSLVNAQSVLLLDKIKKVCKFITVEGDFAEIYHYEDVKERFLKLVSSRKKALVIINAKAHVGYDLAKIDLTADTENKKIVLEHFPQPEILSIETNLNYYDKSDGIFNRFEASDLTGLHQEAKLHIQEKVPQSGLIEIAQKEALETILLMETIVETIGWKLDYSALKIEEKGTKLIK, encoded by the coding sequence ATGGAAGCATTTTTAGGTATAATAATTGGCATTTTAACAACAATGGGTGTGGTAACTTATATCAAATCGATTAAAAAGAAAAGTTTGGTAAACGCACAGTCGGTTTTATTGTTAGATAAAATTAAAAAAGTGTGCAAGTTTATTACGGTTGAAGGTGATTTTGCTGAAATTTACCATTATGAAGATGTGAAAGAACGTTTTTTAAAATTGGTAAGTAGCCGAAAAAAAGCTTTGGTTATTATTAATGCTAAAGCCCATGTGGGTTACGATTTGGCTAAAATTGATTTAACGGCAGATACTGAAAATAAAAAGATTGTTTTAGAACATTTTCCGCAACCTGAAATTTTATCTATAGAAACCAACTTAAATTATTACGATAAATCTGACGGTATTTTTAACCGTTTTGAAGCTTCAGATTTAACAGGTTTACACCAAGAAGCCAAATTACATATACAAGAGAAAGTACCACAAAGCGGACTGATAGAAATAGCTCAAAAAGAAGCTTTAGAAACCATTTTACTTATGGAAACTATAGTTGAAACTATTGGGTGGAAGCTGGATTATTCAGCTTTAAAAATTGAAGAAAAGGGTACAAAGTTGATTAAATAA
- a CDS encoding polysaccharide deacetylase family protein, which produces MTLTPAKTPFVIKKMFPNYIWDISTNEKTIYLTFDDGPTPEITNWTLDTLKAYQAKATFFCIGNNIEKHPGIFRDIIENGHTIGNHTQNHVKGWKTKTADYLTEVDAAENNIQKEKPQQHAATSSDIKLFRPPYGKIKRAQGKNLINLGYKIIMWDILSFDWQNSISETTCLKNVISKTKSGSIVVFHDSVKASKNMQYVLPKVLKHFSEQGYQFKSLTF; this is translated from the coding sequence ATGACCTTAACACCTGCAAAAACACCATTTGTTATAAAAAAGATGTTCCCAAATTATATTTGGGACATCTCAACAAATGAAAAAACAATCTATCTTACTTTCGATGATGGTCCAACACCAGAAATAACAAATTGGACCCTAGATACATTAAAAGCTTATCAAGCGAAAGCTACATTTTTCTGTATAGGAAATAACATTGAAAAGCATCCTGGAATTTTCCGTGACATTATAGAAAACGGACATACCATTGGGAACCACACTCAAAACCATGTTAAAGGTTGGAAAACTAAAACAGCCGATTATTTAACTGAAGTTGATGCCGCTGAGAATAACATTCAAAAAGAAAAACCTCAACAACACGCCGCAACATCTAGTGATATTAAATTATTTCGCCCACCTTATGGCAAAATAAAACGAGCACAAGGTAAAAACCTCATTAACCTTGGCTACAAAATAATAATGTGGGATATTTTATCCTTCGATTGGCAGAACTCTATAAGTGAAACTACTTGCTTAAAAAACGTTATTTCAAAAACTAAAAGTGGTAGCATTGTTGTTTTTCATGATAGTGTAAAAGCTTCAAAAAACATGCAATACGTACTCCCAAAGGTTTTAAAACATTTTAGCGAGCAAGGTTATCAATTTAAATCGTTAACCTTTTAA
- a CDS encoding stage 0 sporulation family protein: MACASCSTKDGSPSGCKNNGTCGTDSCNKLTVFDWLANMSLPSGEKPFDWVEVRFKNGRKDYYKNAENLTLSIGDIVATQAQSGHDIGMVTLSGELVRVQMKRKNISVKPVETLKIYRKASQKDIDIWQTARDKEEPMKVRARQFAIDLKLHMKISDIEFQGDASKATFYYTAEERVDFRELIKVFAREFRTRIEMKQVGFRQEASRLGGIGSCGRELCCSTWLTDFRSVSTSAARYQQLSLNPQKLAGQCGKLKCCLNYELDTYLDALKSFPKTDIKLKTGKGTAVCQKTDIFKGHMWYAYEGEWMNWHKITTEQANEIIEANKKNEPIASLEEYALDVLEDVKTEFENVVGQDSLTRFDSPKRNNKRKNTRKKPNQKGAAPNANQKPRPNPKSPNTAPKRQNPNQKGPNQKGEGAPKATPNKRAPKKRTGDNGPANTDKPNTNPNRNNRNRNNKRKPKPKSKPQSNNDATE, translated from the coding sequence ATGGCTTGCGCAAGTTGCTCAACAAAAGACGGCTCTCCTAGTGGCTGCAAAAATAATGGCACCTGTGGTACAGATAGTTGCAATAAATTAACCGTATTCGATTGGTTAGCAAATATGTCACTTCCAAGTGGCGAAAAACCATTTGATTGGGTAGAAGTACGTTTTAAAAACGGACGAAAAGACTACTATAAAAATGCTGAAAATTTAACATTAAGTATTGGAGATATTGTAGCAACACAAGCACAATCTGGTCATGATATTGGTATGGTTACCCTTTCGGGGGAATTAGTACGCGTTCAAATGAAACGCAAAAATATTTCGGTAAAGCCAGTTGAAACATTAAAAATATACAGAAAAGCAAGTCAGAAAGATATTGATATTTGGCAAACAGCCCGTGATAAAGAAGAGCCAATGAAGGTTCGTGCACGTCAGTTTGCAATAGATTTAAAACTCCACATGAAAATTTCGGATATCGAATTTCAAGGAGACGCAAGTAAAGCCACGTTTTATTATACAGCCGAAGAGCGCGTAGATTTCCGTGAGTTAATTAAAGTTTTTGCGCGTGAGTTTAGAACACGTATAGAAATGAAACAAGTTGGTTTCCGCCAAGAAGCATCAAGACTTGGTGGTATTGGTTCTTGTGGACGTGAATTATGTTGTTCTACGTGGTTAACAGATTTTAGGTCGGTAAGCACATCTGCAGCGCGTTACCAACAGTTATCACTTAATCCGCAGAAATTAGCAGGACAATGCGGTAAATTAAAATGTTGTTTAAACTACGAATTAGATACGTATTTAGATGCTTTAAAAAGTTTTCCAAAAACAGATATTAAGTTAAAAACAGGGAAAGGAACAGCAGTTTGTCAAAAAACAGACATTTTCAAAGGGCATATGTGGTATGCTTATGAAGGTGAATGGATGAACTGGCACAAAATAACAACAGAGCAGGCTAACGAAATTATTGAAGCTAACAAAAAAAACGAACCTATTGCTAGCCTAGAAGAATACGCTTTAGATGTTTTAGAAGATGTTAAAACAGAGTTCGAAAATGTTGTTGGTCAAGATAGTTTAACACGTTTCGATAGTCCAAAACGTAATAACAAACGTAAAAATACTAGAAAGAAGCCGAACCAAAAGGGGGCAGCTCCAAATGCTAATCAAAAGCCAAGGCCTAATCCTAAGAGTCCAAATACAGCACCAAAAAGACAAAACCCAAATCAAAAAGGGCCGAATCAAAAAGGTGAAGGAGCTCCAAAAGCGACGCCTAATAAAAGAGCTCCTAAGAAAAGAACAGGAGATAATGGCCCAGCAAATACGGATAAACCAAACACTAATCCGAACAGGAATAACCGAAACCGGAATAATAAAAGAAAACCTAAACCAAAATCAAAACCACAAAGCAATAATGATGCTACCGAATAA
- a CDS encoding penicillin-binding protein 1A, with amino-acid sequence MAKAKKETTTVQDFTKYIRWFWVIFLGGILSIILVFLLASWGVFGEMPDHTVLENPKTNLATEILSSDGQTLGKFYFNDNRTPVGYNELPQYLVNALIATEDARFKDHSGIDAKGTLRAILTLGSGGGASTISQQLAKQLFHGEGSKNIIERVLQKVKEWIIAIRLERQYTKEEIIAQYFNIYDFLNNADGIRSASRIYFGKEPIELDLKESAMLVGMFKNSSLFNPRKRVELTKTRRNVVLAQMEKYDFIDETVKDSLQKTDLDLNYSPESHREGIATYFRGYLDGFMKDWIKENPKPDGTKYNLYNDGLKIYTTIDSRMQKHAEDAVQQHMPRLQAEFFNQNNIKKNPTAPFLDLDKNEITSLLRRGMKQSERWRHLKYDLKKSDKEIEASFETPSEMTVFAWEDGRASEVDTIMKPIDSMRYYKSFLRTGMMSMDPQTGHVKAWVGGMNYRHFQYDMVNQGKRQIGSTFKPFVYTAAMDQLHLSPCDELPDTPFCIEANKYGNPEEWCPKNSGGEYGGTRSLKNALANSVNTITARLIDKVGPQTVIDLVRKLGIDSDIPAVPSIALGTPDISVYEMVGAYSTFANQGVYTKPVMVTTIADKNGTILYQFKPETRDVLSEETAYVTVKLMEGVTQSGSGARLRGKGRDSYRSDYRKVITGYPYEFTNPIAGKTGTTQNQSDGWFMGMVPNLVTGVWVGGEDRAVHFPGITYGQGAAMALPIWGVYMKNCYADKHLEISKDAFTKPKNLSINVDCSKVDSDSDSNQDDNTPEDLDF; translated from the coding sequence ATGGCAAAAGCAAAAAAAGAAACAACTACAGTTCAAGATTTCACAAAATACATTCGATGGTTTTGGGTGATATTTTTAGGAGGTATTCTCTCAATTATTTTAGTGTTTTTATTGGCATCTTGGGGTGTTTTTGGCGAAATGCCAGATCACACCGTGTTAGAAAATCCTAAAACAAATTTAGCAACAGAAATTCTTTCTTCCGATGGGCAAACCCTAGGTAAGTTCTATTTTAATGATAACAGAACGCCTGTTGGTTATAATGAGTTACCACAATATTTGGTAAACGCTTTAATAGCAACGGAAGATGCACGTTTTAAAGATCACTCTGGTATTGATGCCAAAGGAACTTTACGGGCAATATTGACGCTTGGTAGTGGTGGTGGAGCAAGTACTATTTCTCAACAATTAGCAAAGCAGTTATTTCATGGTGAAGGCTCTAAAAATATTATAGAGCGTGTTTTGCAAAAAGTAAAAGAGTGGATTATTGCTATTCGTTTAGAACGTCAATACACTAAAGAAGAAATTATTGCACAATATTTTAATATTTACGATTTTTTAAATAATGCCGATGGTATTCGAAGTGCCTCACGTATTTATTTCGGTAAAGAGCCTATAGAGTTAGATTTAAAAGAATCTGCTATGCTTGTTGGTATGTTTAAAAATTCATCTCTATTCAACCCAAGAAAAAGAGTTGAGCTTACTAAAACCCGTCGAAATGTAGTATTAGCTCAAATGGAGAAGTACGATTTTATAGATGAAACAGTAAAAGATTCTCTTCAAAAAACAGATTTAGATTTAAACTATTCTCCAGAATCCCACCGTGAAGGTATCGCTACTTACTTTAGAGGATATTTAGATGGTTTTATGAAAGATTGGATTAAAGAAAATCCTAAGCCAGACGGTACAAAGTATAATTTATATAACGACGGGTTAAAAATTTATACAACCATCGATTCTCGTATGCAAAAACATGCTGAAGATGCTGTGCAACAACATATGCCAAGACTTCAAGCTGAGTTTTTTAATCAGAATAACATTAAAAAGAATCCTACAGCTCCGTTTTTAGATCTTGATAAAAATGAAATCACATCTTTATTAAGACGAGGAATGAAACAGTCTGAACGTTGGAGACATCTTAAATACGATTTAAAAAAATCGGATAAAGAAATAGAAGCTTCGTTTGAAACACCGTCAGAAATGACTGTTTTTGCATGGGAAGATGGTAGAGCGTCAGAAGTAGATACTATCATGAAGCCTATAGATTCTATGCGTTATTATAAATCATTCCTTCGTACAGGTATGATGTCTATGGATCCGCAAACAGGCCATGTAAAAGCTTGGGTTGGTGGTATGAATTACCGTCACTTTCAATATGATATGGTAAACCAAGGAAAACGTCAAATTGGTTCGACCTTTAAGCCTTTCGTTTATACAGCGGCTATGGATCAGTTGCATTTATCACCTTGTGATGAGTTGCCAGATACACCATTTTGTATCGAAGCCAATAAATACGGAAACCCAGAAGAATGGTGTCCTAAAAACTCAGGTGGTGAGTATGGTGGTACACGTTCTTTGAAGAATGCATTAGCTAATTCGGTTAATACCATTACAGCACGATTAATTGATAAAGTAGGACCGCAAACGGTTATAGATTTAGTTAGAAAATTAGGAATCGATTCTGATATTCCTGCTGTGCCTTCTATTGCTTTAGGAACACCAGATATTAGTGTTTACGAAATGGTTGGTGCTTATTCTACTTTTGCAAACCAAGGGGTTTATACCAAGCCCGTTATGGTAACAACAATTGCCGATAAGAACGGAACTATTTTATATCAATTTAAACCAGAAACACGGGATGTTTTAAGTGAAGAAACCGCTTATGTTACCGTAAAACTTATGGAAGGTGTAACACAATCTGGTTCTGGTGCACGTTTAAGAGGTAAAGGAAGAGATTCTTATAGAAGTGATTATAGAAAAGTAATTACAGGATATCCATATGAGTTTACAAACCCAATTGCAGGTAAAACCGGTACTACACAAAACCAAAGTGATGGTTGGTTTATGGGTATGGTTCCAAACTTAGTAACTGGTGTTTGGGTTGGAGGCGAAGATAGAGCTGTCCATTTTCCTGGTATTACTTACGGGCAAGGTGCAGCAATGGCTCTACCAATTTGGGGTGTTTACATGAAGAACTGTTATGCCGACAAGCATTTAGAAATTTCTAAAGATGCTTTTACAAAACCTAAAAATTTATCTATTAATGTAGATTGTTCTAAGGTTGATAGCGATTCTGATAGTAATCAAGATGATAATACACCTGAAGATTTAGATTTTTAA
- a CDS encoding CvpA family protein, whose amino-acid sequence MGVIDIVLGALILFGLVRGFMKGLFVEVASLVALVAGVYGAIHFSDFAAEFLNDKTDWDEKTISITAFAVTFIVIILAISLAGKALTKLADFAALGIINKLAGGVFGALKIAVILSVVLIVFDRMNNTITFVDEENVDDSMLYMPVKSLVPMIFPNILTPKEDTETPETED is encoded by the coding sequence ATGGGTGTTATTGATATTGTTTTAGGCGCATTAATTCTATTTGGCTTGGTTCGTGGTTTTATGAAAGGGCTGTTTGTTGAGGTTGCCTCACTGGTTGCTTTGGTGGCTGGTGTTTATGGAGCTATCCATTTTAGTGATTTTGCTGCCGAATTTTTAAATGATAAAACCGATTGGGACGAAAAAACCATTAGTATTACCGCTTTTGCAGTAACATTTATTGTTATTATTTTGGCTATTTCACTTGCTGGGAAGGCTTTAACGAAGTTGGCCGATTTTGCAGCGCTTGGCATTATTAACAAATTAGCAGGGGGCGTTTTTGGCGCCTTAAAAATTGCAGTTATTTTAAGTGTAGTTTTAATAGTTTTCGATAGAATGAATAACACAATTACTTTTGTAGATGAAGAAAATGTGGACGATTCTATGCTTTATATGCCTGTGAAATCTTTGGTGCCTATGATTTTTCCGAATATTTTAACACCAAAAGAAGATACGGAAACTCCTGAAACCGAAGATTAA
- a CDS encoding MmcQ/YjbR family DNA-binding protein: protein MNIEQLRNYCLNKKGTTEDFPFDEDTLVFKVLGKMFVLAGLLKWERGEASINLKADPEYSQELRAEYESIRPGFHMSKKHWNTIYIHEGELSPEFIYKLIDHSYDMVLKGMSKKMQNSLK, encoded by the coding sequence ATGAATATTGAACAACTTCGCAATTACTGCTTGAACAAAAAAGGAACAACAGAAGATTTTCCGTTTGATGAAGATACTTTGGTGTTTAAAGTACTGGGTAAAATGTTTGTTTTGGCAGGCTTATTAAAATGGGAGCGTGGCGAGGCATCCATAAACTTAAAAGCAGATCCGGAATACTCACAGGAGTTGCGTGCAGAATATGAAAGTATACGGCCAGGCTTTCATATGAGTAAAAAACATTGGAATACTATTTATATCCACGAAGGAGAATTATCTCCTGAATTTATCTATAAACTTATCGATCATTCTTACGATATGGTTTTAAAAGGAATGAGTAAAAAAATGCAAAATTCTTTAAAATAA